The following is a genomic window from Hymenobacter chitinivorans DSM 11115.
TCTTTCTGCTGCGCCGGGGCCGTTGGGGTCGGAGCGGTAGTCGCCGCCGCGGTGGTGGCGGGCTTGCTCGTCTGGCACTGGGTGGTGAGCCCAAGCGCCGCAATGGCTGGAAAAAGAAGCAGAAAGGGTTTTTTCACGAAATTCCCAGGGCAGAAAGCGAGGCGTAAGGACAAGGTTTCAAAGATAGGCGGCCGGTATTGCAATTAAAAACCCAATGCGCTATTGGATTGATTATGAGCGGATTTTAAGTTGGGCGCAAAGTCCGGAATAATTAGTATGTAAGGCCGGCTGGTTTTGGGTGCTTGGTGGCAAGTCGGAGACTGGCCGCGTGCAGGGCCCGGCCGACGCGGCGGCGCCGAAGCCAGTGGGTCGGATTGGGAAGGGGTAAAACGCTAGTAGCGCGAACTTTGTGGTTCGCGTGCCCGAACGACAACCGTGGAAACGGCGCGGGGCACGCGAACTACAAAGTTCGCGCTACTACCTACTGGCGGTAAGATATTAGTCGGTATCCAGGCCCAGGCGTTGCTTCATGGTGAGCAGCACCGGGAATTTCTCGGAGAGGTACTCGAATTTATCGGCCGAGGTGTAGAGCATGCGGCCGGTGGGCGCTTTTTCGGCCAGTACCACCTGCACGTTGAGGTGGCGGTAGCCGGTGCGGCGGCGCAGCTCGGTGAGCAGTTCGGCGCGGAAGTCATTGAACTGGTCGAGCTGCACGGGGTTGTCCACGGTGAGGTGCACCACGTGCTGCTCATCCACGAGAATGGGCCGGTTGAGCAGCACGTACTCGGTCATCCGCTCCGCCCGTCTCGACTCCTTGATTTCATTCCAGACCTGAAGCAGCTTTTCCTCATCGATGGGCGGCAGGCCCGTGACGGGACCCGTGGGCTCGTCTTCCACCACCGCCGGACCGGCCTGACTGGCCGAAACCTGCTGGGCCACCTGGGCTTTAAGGTCTTTGAGGCTGGGAATAAGCTTGGCCGCGGGGCTCAGGGGCTTGAGCATGGGCGCAATGCGGCGCGGCCCCTCGGGCTCGTGGCCTTCGAAGCTCGGCGCCCCGATTTCCACGTGCGGACTCGTGTCGCGGAACTGCTGCACGGGCTCCACCACGTCCCCGTCGTCCTCGATGCTGGGGGTGTCGTGCAGCTCCTCGATGCCGCTTTCGATGGGCACAATGGGCTCCGGGTCGGCGGGGGCCGTTACGACGGGCCGGGCTGCCGCGGCCGAAACCGGCGGCGGGGGCGTAGCTTGGGTAATAGCTGCCGCTACGGCCCGTGGGGCGCCATTCACGGCCGGGGCGGCAGCGGCACCAGCACCGTTTACGGCCGGAGCCGGAATGGCCGCGCCGTTCGAAGCCGGGGCAACGGGCGCTACACTAGTTTTTTTTTTAGCCTCGCCGTTGGAGGACGAAGGGCTCATTTCGCGGGCGAACTGTACCGCCCCGTTCAGGTAGGCCAGCTTCATGAGCATGAGCTCCACGTGCAGGCGCTGGTTTTTGGCCTGCTTGAATTCCCGGTCGCACTGGCTCACCAGGTTCAGGGCCGAGAGCAAAAAGGCCAGCGGGGCGGCCTGGGCCTGCTGCACGTAGCGGGCCCGAATGCCTTCCGACACTTCCAGCAGCTGCACCGTCACCTGGTCTTTGCACACGAGCAAGCCGCGCAAATGCTCGGCGGCGCCCACCACGAAGTTGTGCAAATCGAAGCCGTTCTGCATTACCTCGTCGAGCAGCAGCAGGGTCTGGGACAAATCTTCCCGCAGCAGGGCATCGATGAGGCGGAAGTAGTACTCGTAGTCGAGGATGTGCAGGTTCTGGACCACATCCTTATAAGTCAGATTGTGGCCCGAGAAGGTCACCATCTGGTCGAACATGCTCAGCGCGTCGCGCAGGCCGCCGTCGGCTTTCTGGGCCAGCAGGTGCAGGGCGTCGTCTTCGGCCTGGATTTTCTCCTGCGTGGCCACGTGCCGCAAATGCCCGCGAATGTCGTCGACCCGAATCCGGTTGAAGTCGAAAATCTGGCAGCGGGAGAGAATCGTGGGGATAATCTTGTGCCGCTCGGTGGTAGCCAAAATGAAAATGGCGTAGGACGGCGGCTCTTCCAGGGTCTTCAGAAAGGCGTTGAAGGCCGCATTGGAGAGCATGTGCACCTCGTCGATGATGTACACCTTAAAGCGGCCCTGCTGCGGGGCGTAGCGCACCTGCTCCACCAGGCTGCGGATGTCTTCCACTGAGTTGTTGGAAGCGGCATCGAGCTCGTGCACGTTGAAGGAGGCATTTTCCTGGAAGGCCCGGCAGGAGGGGCACTGCCCGCAGGCTTCGAGCTCAAACGGGGTGTTGTCCGGGTCGGCAGCCTTCTGCAAGGCGGCCGGCACCAGCTCGGGCTGGGTGCGCAGCAACTCCGATACCGGCCGGCCCTGGCGCACGTGCTGTTCCACAAACTCGCAGTTGATGGTCTTGGCCAGAATCCGGGCGCAGGTGGTTTTGCCCACGCCCCGGGGGCCGCAAAACAGGAAGGCCTGGGCCAGGTGCTTGCTGGTAATGGCAT
Proteins encoded in this region:
- the dnaX gene encoding DNA polymerase III subunit gamma/tau, with amino-acid sequence MENFVVSARKYRPATFRSVVGQQHVTTTLQNAITSKHLAQAFLFCGPRGVGKTTCARILAKTINCEFVEQHVRQGRPVSELLRTQPELVPAALQKAADPDNTPFELEACGQCPSCRAFQENASFNVHELDAASNNSVEDIRSLVEQVRYAPQQGRFKVYIIDEVHMLSNAAFNAFLKTLEEPPSYAIFILATTERHKIIPTILSRCQIFDFNRIRVDDIRGHLRHVATQEKIQAEDDALHLLAQKADGGLRDALSMFDQMVTFSGHNLTYKDVVQNLHILDYEYYFRLIDALLREDLSQTLLLLDEVMQNGFDLHNFVVGAAEHLRGLLVCKDQVTVQLLEVSEGIRARYVQQAQAAPLAFLLSALNLVSQCDREFKQAKNQRLHVELMLMKLAYLNGAVQFAREMSPSSSNGEAKKKTSVAPVAPASNGAAIPAPAVNGAGAAAAPAVNGAPRAVAAAITQATPPPPVSAAAARPVVTAPADPEPIVPIESGIEELHDTPSIEDDGDVVEPVQQFRDTSPHVEIGAPSFEGHEPEGPRRIAPMLKPLSPAAKLIPSLKDLKAQVAQQVSASQAGPAVVEDEPTGPVTGLPPIDEEKLLQVWNEIKESRRAERMTEYVLLNRPILVDEQHVVHLTVDNPVQLDQFNDFRAELLTELRRRTGYRHLNVQVVLAEKAPTGRMLYTSADKFEYLSEKFPVLLTMKQRLGLDTD